In Candidatus Cloacimonadota bacterium, the following are encoded in one genomic region:
- a CDS encoding cysteine desulfurase — protein MKPGSIYLDNCVSSPVAPEVIDAMMPYFTEKFWFPGNFISTGESTNDALSGFSTIIAKSMGANPEEIHFTSGGTLANNIAIKGLASSLKRGHVICSVVDYPDLLTNAAWLEKQGFSVSYLTTDAEARIDLDQLKAEIRSDTVLFMTTAVNHVVGTIQPLKQIHEILSQAPNKIYFHVDAGQAYGKMPLNVNDYGIDTMSVSAHKIHGPQGIGALYVRKGTRLGQVIHGVKRVDGLQTGGLSIALIAGFAKAVDLTFTDLEGTIKHLRELSDYLYAQLQAKIEYIELNGAKGEGRASHNINISIDYIEGEAITMMLDMYGITVATGSACASQGLKANYVLMAIGKNHVQSHGSMKFTVNRYNTKEQIDFAVDKLAEITAELRQRSPLYNALKNQEK, from the coding sequence ATGAAACCCGGATCCATCTATTTGGATAATTGCGTAAGCAGCCCTGTGGCACCTGAAGTAATCGATGCCATGATGCCCTATTTTACAGAGAAATTTTGGTTCCCCGGAAACTTTATCAGTACGGGAGAAAGTACCAACGACGCCTTGTCTGGATTTTCTACAATCATCGCCAAATCGATGGGGGCAAATCCAGAAGAAATCCACTTTACTTCAGGCGGGACTTTGGCAAACAACATTGCCATCAAAGGCTTGGCAAGTTCGCTAAAGCGCGGACACGTAATCTGTAGCGTAGTAGATTATCCCGATCTACTCACCAATGCTGCCTGGCTGGAAAAACAAGGGTTTAGCGTTAGTTACTTAACTACAGATGCAGAAGCTCGCATCGATCTGGATCAGTTGAAGGCAGAGATAAGATCAGACACCGTATTGTTTATGACTACTGCGGTGAATCATGTGGTGGGAACAATACAGCCGCTAAAGCAAATTCATGAGATTCTCTCACAAGCACCAAATAAGATTTATTTCCACGTTGACGCCGGTCAAGCCTATGGTAAAATGCCACTTAACGTAAACGACTATGGCATAGATACAATGAGCGTATCTGCCCACAAGATCCACGGTCCGCAAGGTATTGGTGCACTCTATGTGCGAAAGGGAACCAGATTGGGGCAGGTAATACACGGCGTCAAGAGAGTGGACGGCTTGCAGACAGGGGGGCTCTCCATAGCACTCATTGCCGGATTTGCCAAGGCAGTGGACTTGACTTTCACGGATTTGGAAGGTACCATCAAACACCTGCGTGAACTCTCGGACTATCTGTATGCCCAATTGCAGGCTAAGATTGAATATATTGAGCTCAATGGCGCAAAAGGTGAGGGTCGCGCATCTCACAATATCAATATCTCCATCGATTACATCGAAGGAGAAGCCATTACAATGATGCTGGATATGTATGGTATTACGGTTGCCACCGGTTCTGCATGCGCATCTCAAGGCTTAAAAGCAAATTATGTGTTGATGGCAATAGGCAAAAATCATGTGCAGTCTCATGGTTCGATGAAATTTACTGTAAACCGCTATAATACAAAAGAACAGATCGATTTTGCGGTGGATAAATTGGCGGAGATCACCGCTGAATTGCGTCAGCGTAGTCCACTATATAACGCTTTGAAAAATCAGGAGAAATAA
- a CDS encoding SIMPL domain-containing protein (The SIMPL domain is named for its presence in mouse protein SIMPL (signalling molecule that associates with mouse pelle-like kinase). Bacterial member BP26, from Brucella, was shown to assemble into a channel-like structure, while YggE from E. coli has been associated with resistance to oxidative stress.), with product MSLFIVIIAGLLIAGILVWMKESKNTYALLSIAFIVGISIFSIFFWQSRKAETSLRVVGYSSKLFNSDLVKWNISLQKSVGNGELNSGYKAMNRDVKAFREYFIEQGLDEEEISVQPVSSYPRYDNYGAMIGYNLNQEIFVLSDKLDKIEDLALNPDFVAERGMVLSNSRLEYLYSKLPELKQELLAAATEDALARAKEISGSANTSLGKMREARAGVFQITEPYSTDVSDYGIYNTSTRKKSISVTLTAYFYLK from the coding sequence ATGTCACTATTTATCGTAATAATCGCAGGTCTTCTGATTGCCGGCATACTGGTATGGATGAAGGAATCTAAAAACACTTATGCTTTATTGAGTATTGCCTTTATAGTGGGCATCAGCATCTTTAGCATCTTCTTTTGGCAAAGCAGAAAAGCCGAAACCAGTCTGCGGGTAGTAGGGTACTCCAGCAAACTATTCAATTCGGACTTGGTTAAGTGGAATATCTCTCTGCAAAAAAGCGTAGGTAACGGCGAGCTGAATAGCGGATATAAGGCTATGAACAGAGACGTAAAAGCTTTTAGAGAGTATTTTATAGAACAAGGTTTGGATGAAGAAGAAATTAGCGTGCAACCAGTTTCCAGCTATCCCCGCTACGACAACTATGGTGCGATGATTGGTTACAACCTCAATCAGGAGATCTTTGTTCTTTCAGATAAATTGGACAAAATAGAGGATTTAGCGCTTAATCCGGATTTTGTTGCCGAACGGGGCATGGTGCTATCTAACAGCCGTTTGGAATATCTGTATAGCAAACTTCCCGAGCTCAAGCAAGAGCTGCTTGCGGCTGCAACAGAAGATGCGTTGGCGCGCGCCAAAGAAATATCCGGATCTGCAAATACCAGTTTGGGTAAGATGCGTGAAGCCCGGGCCGGAGTATTTCAGATTACCGAGCCCTATTCCACAGATGTTTCGGATTATGGCATATATAACACCAGTACCCGCAAAAAGAGCATCAGCGTTACCCTTACGGCGTATTTTTATCTGAAGTAG
- a CDS encoding outer membrane protein transport protein — MKQIRNLALLMCMVLIAGQLFAGGFALTGVGSRATSMGGAFRGLSDDSSAMYWNPAGLGFMDENSVSLGGTFIMPSAKWDPSGTTVTNIPGFTAKEYEANKKVVAFPNAFLTMAKNPRLKYGLGVYVPYGLGTTWDAYKMPGAPYVYDDAASFPEEEMMSSIAVIDMHPSIAYQVLPNLSVGMGMSVMYGTIDITQLKFPSSTAAPMSIDLSGTGIGVGANMGVLFKPTRCVAIGLSGKLPSSIDMEGDISMHLWAPANPDGTPAAKLGGKSDIDATLDLPGDIGIGIAYTKFENLTLTMDYAYTMWESLDEVKVKIKDPIIIADSNNPYAEVPLAFKWENTHRVSLGAEYQMGMNKYRLGFFYDQTPIPKATQLPTLSDVSDKFSSNIGWGIDLGNIGIEANAQWVMFTEREIKDSEQTATNMPGKYNSNSISGNIGLTYRF; from the coding sequence ATGAAGCAAATTCGCAATTTAGCGCTTCTAATGTGTATGGTATTAATAGCCGGACAGCTTTTTGCCGGCGGCTTTGCCCTCACCGGAGTAGGCTCCAGAGCTACTTCCATGGGCGGTGCTTTCCGTGGTTTGAGTGATGACTCCAGTGCGATGTATTGGAACCCTGCCGGCTTAGGCTTTATGGATGAAAATTCCGTCTCTTTGGGCGGTACTTTCATTATGCCATCCGCCAAATGGGATCCCAGCGGCACTACCGTGACAAACATTCCCGGATTTACCGCTAAGGAATATGAAGCCAACAAGAAAGTGGTGGCATTTCCCAATGCCTTCCTCACTATGGCAAAAAACCCGCGTCTGAAATATGGCTTAGGCGTTTATGTGCCATACGGTTTGGGCACTACTTGGGATGCCTACAAAATGCCCGGTGCGCCTTACGTGTATGATGACGCTGCCAGCTTTCCCGAAGAAGAAATGATGAGCAGCATTGCCGTGATTGATATGCATCCTTCAATTGCCTACCAAGTATTACCCAATCTCTCGGTGGGGATGGGTATGAGCGTAATGTATGGTACTATCGATATTACTCAATTGAAGTTCCCCAGCAGTACCGCAGCTCCGATGAGCATTGACCTTTCAGGAACCGGGATCGGCGTTGGCGCAAATATGGGCGTGTTGTTCAAACCTACGCGCTGCGTCGCCATCGGTCTTTCCGGTAAACTACCGAGTTCCATCGATATGGAAGGCGATATCAGCATGCACCTTTGGGCACCGGCAAATCCTGATGGCACTCCGGCCGCGAAGTTAGGGGGAAAATCTGATATCGACGCCACGCTGGACCTCCCAGGAGATATCGGCATTGGCATCGCCTATACCAAATTTGAGAATCTGACCCTTACCATGGACTATGCTTACACCATGTGGGAAAGCCTTGATGAAGTGAAAGTAAAAATCAAAGATCCCATCATTATCGCAGATTCCAATAATCCCTATGCGGAAGTTCCGCTGGCCTTCAAATGGGAAAACACTCATCGCGTAAGCCTTGGCGCCGAGTACCAGATGGGTATGAATAAATATCGCTTGGGCTTCTTCTACGATCAGACACCTATTCCCAAAGCAACTCAATTGCCCACTCTCTCCGACGTGAGCGACAAATTTAGCAGCAACATCGGTTGGGGTATTGATCTGGGTAATATCGGCATCGAAGCCAATGCTCAATGGGTGATGTTCACAGAACGTGAAATCAAAGATTCTGAACAAACGGCAACCAATATGCCCGGTAAATACAATTCCAATTCCATCTCAGGAAATATCGGTCTTACATACAGATTCTAA
- a CDS encoding radical SAM protein has translation MEKQDKSLIYPLFIPMRGCRSACVYCNQHKITGAGAFNLQEARVEVAAFIERNSPKPKQVAFYGGTFTALPVNEQIEYLSAMQEVLEDGDGLRISTHPAYIDEITLNRLRSHRVATIELGIQDFCDEVLNATGRNYTSVQAIQAANAVRKAGFEMGVQLMPGLPGSNIKSHRYNLQVLSELRPDLLRLYPTIVIRGTKLEKMYLEDRYQPLSLKSAIDICADFTKLCKANNIRIIKYGLPSNLNISEVVAGPYHPAFGELVKQALLRREIEHNPSRKQHLTTCELQLLRAHRALELSL, from the coding sequence ATGGAAAAACAGGATAAGAGCCTAATCTATCCGCTATTTATACCAATGCGGGGTTGCCGGAGTGCATGCGTTTATTGCAATCAACATAAAATAACCGGAGCCGGGGCTTTTAACCTGCAGGAAGCAAGAGTAGAGGTAGCGGCTTTTATTGAACGAAACTCCCCAAAGCCAAAACAAGTAGCTTTTTATGGGGGAACTTTTACTGCTCTCCCAGTAAATGAGCAAATAGAGTATCTCTCTGCCATGCAAGAAGTTCTGGAAGATGGGGATGGCTTGAGGATTAGTACGCATCCAGCGTATATTGATGAGATTACACTTAATCGCTTGCGAAGTCATCGGGTAGCTACTATCGAGCTGGGGATTCAAGACTTTTGTGATGAGGTATTGAATGCAACCGGAAGAAATTATACTTCAGTTCAAGCAATTCAGGCAGCGAATGCTGTGCGTAAAGCCGGATTTGAAATGGGAGTGCAATTGATGCCCGGTCTTCCGGGTAGCAATATCAAAAGCCACCGGTACAATTTACAGGTTTTAAGTGAATTGAGGCCGGATCTACTGAGGTTGTATCCCACAATTGTAATTAGAGGCACAAAGCTCGAAAAGATGTATTTGGAAGATAGATATCAACCGCTAAGTCTAAAATCAGCCATAGATATTTGTGCAGATTTTACAAAACTATGTAAAGCCAATAACATTCGAATCATCAAATATGGTTTGCCGTCTAACTTGAATATAAGCGAGGTGGTAGCCGGACCATACCATCCAGCGTTTGGAGAATTGGTTAAACAAGCGCTTCTACGCCGTGAGATAGAGCACAATCCGTCTCGTAAACAACATCTAACTACTTGCGAATTGCAATTACTACGTGCCCATAGGGCTCTTGAACTAAGCCTTTGA
- the yihA gene encoding ribosome biogenesis GTP-binding protein YihA/YsxC: MLRIIDSYYVKSAVEPSDYPASAYPEFAFAGRSNVGKSSLINLLTNHHGLAKTSGTPGKTRLLNFFLTRYKIDDNVETGFMQLTDLPGYGFAEVSQKEQEKWRRMVSKYFEQRQQLRSMFVLVDIRHPADKKDIMMLELLRLRNINHCVIATKADKIPKTKHKKVLAELKKGLGLKDEPIYPVSTLKNTGITQITDFLQSRL, translated from the coding sequence ATGCTTAGAATAATAGACTCATATTACGTAAAAAGTGCGGTAGAACCAAGTGACTACCCTGCATCTGCATATCCCGAATTTGCTTTTGCCGGAAGAAGTAATGTGGGTAAATCGTCTTTAATTAATCTACTTACCAATCATCACGGCTTGGCAAAAACTTCAGGAACTCCCGGTAAAACCAGGTTGCTCAATTTCTTCCTTACCCGCTACAAAATAGATGATAACGTTGAAACAGGCTTTATGCAGCTTACCGATCTACCGGGATATGGCTTTGCGGAAGTAAGCCAAAAAGAACAGGAAAAATGGCGCCGCATGGTGAGTAAATACTTCGAACAGCGTCAGCAACTGCGCAGCATGTTCGTGCTTGTGGATATTCGCCATCCCGCCGATAAGAAAGACATCATGATGCTGGAACTATTGCGCTTACGAAACATCAATCACTGCGTTATAGCCACTAAAGCAGATAAAATCCCCAAAACTAAGCATAAGAAAGTGCTTGCCGAACTCAAGAAAGGATTGGGGCTTAAAGATGAGCCGATTTATCCGGTTTCTACCTTAAAGAATACTGGCATCACTCAGATAACGGATTTCTTGCAGAGTAGATTGTAA
- a CDS encoding magnesium transporter CorA family protein, with protein MILYYKVSGQRFVPVLNWDESFWVHLENPDSEEMNAVLSRYDLPEDFITDLQDVDENSRMEYDEGAMLIILRVPLYYRHRSASVSFATAPLGIIVVQDKVITVSFYENEILTQYLDGKHRPFRITQQSFILAINLRTAIYYLKFLKEINRRTNNIESELHQSMKNKELIRLLRMEKSLVFFNTSLKSNEIILERMQRSRWLQDDPEAEDLIEDVIIENKQAIEMANIHSSILSGMMDAFASIISNNLNVVMKFLTSITIILALPTLIASIYGMNVELPMQRNPYAFLIVMGLSVLLSVLLVFIFIRKKYF; from the coding sequence GTGATATTGTATTATAAGGTTTCTGGGCAGCGTTTTGTTCCGGTTCTTAATTGGGATGAATCCTTCTGGGTGCATCTTGAAAATCCTGATTCTGAAGAAATGAACGCCGTGTTATCCAGATACGACCTCCCCGAAGATTTTATTACCGACCTCCAAGATGTAGATGAAAACTCGCGCATGGAATATGATGAGGGAGCAATGCTCATTATTTTGCGCGTTCCGCTCTACTATCGGCACCGCTCTGCCAGCGTAAGTTTTGCTACAGCACCATTGGGCATAATTGTGGTGCAAGATAAAGTGATAACCGTCTCATTTTATGAAAATGAGATCCTTACTCAATATCTGGATGGCAAACACCGACCCTTCCGGATTACACAACAAAGCTTTATATTGGCTATCAACCTGCGCACGGCTATATACTATCTGAAGTTCTTGAAAGAAATTAACCGGCGTACCAATAATATCGAAAGTGAATTGCACCAATCCATGAAAAACAAAGAACTTATCCGCCTGTTGAGAATGGAGAAATCGCTGGTTTTCTTTAATACATCACTAAAAAGCAACGAGATTATTCTGGAGCGAATGCAACGCTCACGCTGGCTACAAGATGATCCCGAAGCAGAAGACCTTATTGAAGATGTGATTATCGAAAACAAACAAGCTATCGAAATGGCAAACATCCATAGCAGCATTCTCAGCGGTATGATGGATGCCTTCGCTTCAATTATCTCAAATAACCTGAATGTGGTAATGAAATTCCTCACTTCCATCACCATCATATTGGCTTTGCCAACCCTTATTGCCAGCATCTACGGAATGAATGTGGAACTGCCCATGCAACGAAATCCCTATGCCTTTTTGATAGTAATGGGACTTTCAGTGTTGCTCTCGGTGCTTTTAGTATTTATCTTCATTCGTAAAAAGTACTTTTAG
- a CDS encoding iron-sulfur cluster assembly scaffold protein, whose translation MQYSQKVLDHFMHPHNVGKMEDADVSATEGSPSCGDQVTVYLKVNSESKVIEDISFLSYGCASNIATASIITDLAKGKTLDEAKQISWRDAMEALDGLPPVKVHCSVLAADTLQTAISNYEIAHGLKKVPNFSKETILEELRKIIYPKVGEDIISLKMVKYVGFNDGEVLIDMNMLSFDSWRDNVAEEIHEHLEKYPEVKNIQINFP comes from the coding sequence ATGCAATACTCACAAAAAGTTCTGGATCACTTCATGCACCCGCATAACGTTGGTAAAATGGAAGATGCCGATGTTTCGGCAACAGAAGGCAGTCCTTCCTGTGGGGATCAGGTTACCGTGTATCTGAAAGTAAATAGCGAAAGCAAAGTGATAGAAGATATCAGCTTCCTCTCTTATGGCTGCGCATCAAACATTGCCACTGCATCAATTATTACAGACCTTGCTAAAGGCAAAACCTTGGATGAGGCAAAACAAATATCCTGGCGCGATGCCATGGAAGCTTTGGACGGGTTACCCCCTGTAAAAGTACACTGTTCGGTGTTGGCTGCAGATACTTTGCAAACAGCAATCTCAAACTATGAAATTGCGCATGGCTTGAAGAAAGTGCCCAATTTTAGCAAAGAAACCATTCTGGAAGAACTCAGAAAGATAATCTACCCTAAGGTTGGTGAAGATATCATTAGCCTCAAGATGGTAAAATATGTTGGTTTTAACGATGGAGAAGTACTTATAGATATGAATATGCTGAGCTTCGATAGCTGGCGAGATAACGTAGCAGAAGAGATTCATGAACACTTGGAAAAGTATCCCGAAGTGAAAAATATCCAGATTAACTTTCCCTAA
- a CDS encoding T9SS type A sorting domain-containing protein: MSKFVYLLMLVLLATKFGALCIEQAHFGFNPGAERNYKQGNWIQSTTDLSEGSGKSWDFSLPEPGYVYNSYHEYDGHSDFPTANLCCQYTQYVIGIHDEGTSYLQNDGTDIITLGYTGSPNMVWNPGIPHGLPHTLGKTWQGTHTWAYGAYTVSGRVLSEGNITIPLGTFPALCVSYHYVSTYIDYYLYQWETTEYGIAAYVSTLNGGMLYVLEEAEANGSALEDNLVEGVPGLKIYPNPVSDKIWIKAPAQGNWEISLYDIRGRKVHTLGNYMAKGPAEAMQIELGKHKLSSGLYILQASFEGKKQCHRIVLKN; the protein is encoded by the coding sequence ATGAGTAAGTTTGTTTATTTATTAATGCTTGTATTGCTTGCTACTAAATTTGGTGCGCTCTGCATCGAACAAGCCCATTTTGGCTTCAATCCCGGTGCAGAGAGGAATTATAAACAAGGTAATTGGATTCAAAGCACTACGGATCTCAGCGAGGGTAGCGGTAAAAGCTGGGATTTTTCTCTGCCGGAGCCGGGTTATGTGTATAATAGCTATCACGAATATGATGGGCACTCAGATTTTCCTACTGCGAACCTTTGCTGCCAATACACGCAGTATGTGATTGGAATCCATGATGAAGGCACTTCTTATCTTCAGAATGATGGTACGGACATCATCACTTTGGGCTATACCGGCAGTCCCAATATGGTTTGGAATCCCGGCATTCCGCATGGCTTGCCGCATACGCTGGGTAAAACTTGGCAAGGCACGCATACATGGGCTTATGGCGCCTACACGGTTAGCGGCAGGGTGCTCTCTGAAGGAAATATTACCATTCCTTTGGGAACCTTTCCCGCCCTATGCGTAAGTTATCACTATGTATCCACATATATAGATTATTATTTGTACCAATGGGAAACCACAGAATATGGCATCGCAGCCTATGTTAGCACTTTAAATGGCGGTATGCTCTATGTACTGGAAGAAGCTGAAGCTAATGGCTCTGCTTTGGAAGATAACCTGGTGGAGGGGGTGCCAGGGCTGAAAATATATCCCAATCCTGTATCAGATAAGATTTGGATAAAAGCACCTGCTCAAGGAAATTGGGAGATCAGTCTGTACGATATTCGCGGTAGAAAAGTTCACACTCTGGGTAACTATATGGCAAAAGGTCCTGCTGAAGCGATGCAAATTGAGCTGGGAAAACACAAGCTTTCCTCCGGACTTTACATTCTGCAGGCATCATTTGAAGGAAAAAAGCAGTGCCACAGAATTGTATTAAAAAACTAA
- the queD gene encoding 6-carboxytetrahydropterin synthase QueD, giving the protein MYLLNVTDSFSAAHRLCGYKGACSNLHGHNWKVRVGIACEDLDDIGMALDYGIIKGILKDILDMFDHEYLNDLPFLNGSNPTSETLARLIYKEIEKGLKDYSAHIKEVEIYESERSSVIYSNA; this is encoded by the coding sequence ATGTACCTACTTAATGTAACCGATAGTTTTTCCGCAGCACACCGCCTATGCGGATATAAAGGAGCTTGCTCTAATCTACATGGACACAATTGGAAAGTGCGTGTGGGTATTGCCTGTGAAGATTTGGATGATATAGGTATGGCATTGGATTATGGCATCATCAAAGGGATTCTAAAAGATATATTGGATATGTTCGATCATGAGTATCTTAACGATCTGCCCTTTCTGAACGGCTCTAATCCAACCTCCGAAACATTAGCAAGACTCATATATAAAGAGATAGAAAAAGGGTTGAAGGATTATTCGGCTCATATTAAAGAAGTGGAAATCTACGAATCCGAACGCAGTAGCGTGATCTATAGCAATGCTTAG
- a CDS encoding [FeFe] hydrogenase, group A, with protein sequence MITVYINGQATSVLKNTKVLHACTKAGYPVPHLCYHEDLPAFGNCGVCMVEVNGRTVRACSTPCEEGMQIKTTGKKLLDLRREALEIILSNHPNNCPECIKNGRCELQDLAQELAIRHMHLKKVKRKYKGRDESSLAITLDPSYCIQCGRCTYVCNEIQDVHALQSSDRGFETYVGPTFDRSLEESECVKCGQCSAYCPVAAIYECDDSDALWAALDNPDLVLVAQEAPAVRVALGEEFGYKPGTNVKGKMYTALRELGFQYIFDTNFGADLTIMEEATEFVHIFKNHPEKFPLITTCCPSWVDFLEKFHSDLIPQFSSSKSPHQMVGTMVKTYWAQKKGIDPNKIFLVSVMPCTAKKYEIERMEDMYASGHKDVDLTITTRELARMLKTRGIDLAKLEDGAVDNPLGEYSGAGTIFGATGGVMEAALRTAYYLATGSELPSPKIDFVRGSKGIKKGKIEILGKEIRIGVASGLGNVSKLMNEIRTAKEAGKEPPYHFVEVMACTGGCVGGGGQPYRSTNRVRAARAKGLYKEDEHAERRESHNNPSIQNLYKDFLGEPNSAKARKLLHTSYIARPMKISKEE encoded by the coding sequence ATGATAACTGTATATATAAATGGTCAAGCCACTTCGGTGTTGAAAAATACGAAGGTTTTGCATGCGTGCACAAAAGCCGGATATCCTGTGCCACATCTTTGCTATCATGAAGATTTGCCAGCTTTTGGCAACTGCGGAGTGTGCATGGTGGAAGTTAACGGTCGCACGGTAAGAGCTTGCTCCACTCCTTGCGAAGAAGGAATGCAGATTAAAACCACCGGCAAAAAGCTTTTGGATTTGAGGCGGGAAGCTTTAGAAATAATTCTTTCCAACCATCCCAATAACTGTCCCGAGTGCATCAAAAATGGACGGTGCGAATTGCAGGATTTGGCTCAGGAACTAGCGATTCGCCACATGCACCTAAAAAAAGTAAAACGGAAATATAAGGGACGCGACGAATCCTCGCTAGCGATAACTTTGGATCCATCTTATTGCATCCAATGCGGACGCTGTACTTATGTATGCAATGAGATTCAAGACGTTCATGCTTTGCAAAGCAGCGATCGTGGATTTGAAACCTATGTAGGTCCCACTTTTGATCGTTCTCTGGAGGAGAGTGAATGTGTAAAGTGTGGTCAGTGCAGCGCTTATTGCCCGGTTGCGGCTATCTATGAATGTGACGATTCGGATGCCTTGTGGGCAGCATTGGACAATCCGGATTTGGTATTGGTGGCCCAAGAGGCACCGGCGGTTAGAGTGGCTTTGGGGGAAGAATTTGGTTACAAACCCGGTACGAATGTTAAGGGCAAGATGTACACAGCCTTACGTGAACTAGGTTTTCAGTATATCTTCGATACAAATTTCGGAGCAGATCTTACCATCATGGAAGAGGCAACGGAATTTGTGCACATCTTTAAGAATCATCCGGAAAAGTTTCCCCTCATCACAACTTGCTGTCCATCATGGGTAGATTTTTTAGAGAAGTTCCATAGTGATCTCATTCCTCAATTTTCTTCTTCCAAAAGCCCGCATCAGATGGTGGGGACTATGGTGAAGACCTATTGGGCACAAAAGAAGGGAATTGATCCGAATAAGATCTTTCTGGTATCTGTAATGCCATGTACAGCAAAGAAGTATGAAATTGAACGCATGGAAGATATGTATGCCAGTGGACACAAGGACGTGGATCTTACCATCACTACCCGCGAGCTGGCACGCATGCTTAAAACCAGAGGAATAGATTTGGCAAAACTTGAAGATGGCGCTGTCGATAATCCCTTGGGCGAATATAGCGGAGCGGGAACCATCTTTGGCGCCACCGGTGGAGTGATGGAGGCTGCATTACGCACGGCATACTACCTGGCAACAGGTTCGGAATTGCCAAGTCCGAAAATAGATTTTGTGCGTGGGTCTAAGGGAATCAAAAAAGGCAAGATTGAGATTTTAGGCAAAGAAATCCGCATCGGAGTAGCATCCGGATTGGGTAATGTGAGCAAACTCATGAATGAGATTCGCACTGCCAAAGAAGCAGGGAAAGAACCACCTTATCACTTTGTGGAAGTAATGGCGTGTACCGGCGGTTGTGTAGGTGGAGGCGGACAGCCCTACCGTAGCACAAACAGAGTGCGTGCCGCGCGAGCCAAAGGATTGTATAAAGAAGATGAACATGCCGAACGTAGGGAATCGCACAACAATCCCTCCATCCAAAACCTATATAAAGATTTTCTTGGTGAGCCAAACAGCGCCAAGGCGCGTAAGCTATTACATACCAGCTATATTGCTCGCCCAATGAAGATTAGTAAAGAAGAATAA
- a CDS encoding Rrf2 family transcriptional regulator, with the protein MAVNTKTEYALRALIEIYEHGHISAQKICEAQKLPKKYIEHLLAMLKGAGLVNSNPGSLGGYSLASKPQDILFSDILKAVEDDSFNTACTEYNKKNCLGETCPLKLFFEQLENKLQQVFSSYTLQDILKIWQRNDT; encoded by the coding sequence ATGGCGGTAAACACAAAAACAGAATACGCCTTGCGAGCATTAATTGAAATCTATGAGCATGGGCATATTTCCGCTCAAAAGATTTGTGAAGCCCAAAAGCTCCCCAAAAAATACATAGAACATCTTTTAGCAATGCTGAAAGGTGCGGGATTGGTAAATAGCAATCCGGGCAGTTTGGGGGGTTATTCTTTGGCAAGCAAACCTCAGGATATTCTCTTTTCCGATATTCTAAAAGCAGTTGAGGATGATAGTTTTAATACTGCTTGTACCGAATACAATAAAAAAAACTGTTTGGGTGAAACTTGCCCTCTCAAACTGTTTTTTGAGCAATTAGAAAATAAATTACAGCAGGTTTTCAGCTCTTACACACTGCAAGATATACTGAAAATCTGGCAAAGGAACGATACATGA